A genomic segment from Brevundimonas mediterranea encodes:
- a CDS encoding porin family protein → MRNILLAAVAVSVIAAPAFAQTNPEPRGYGSLGYTHLEGDNATTGAVTGRLGVNLNRYLAVETEASVGVKDDDFTVAGVDGSIKHEWDAAGYVVGKYPVSDKLELFARGGYGHTELKQEFPGANTDVGGDSWNYGAGANYYLDGVNGVRADWTRRDYRDDAGEADAYSVSYIRRF, encoded by the coding sequence GCGTAACATTCTTCTCGCCGCTGTCGCCGTCTCCGTAATCGCCGCGCCGGCTTTTGCTCAAACCAATCCCGAACCGCGTGGTTACGGATCGCTGGGTTACACTCATCTTGAAGGCGACAATGCAACCACGGGCGCCGTCACCGGTCGTCTGGGCGTAAACCTGAACCGTTACCTGGCCGTCGAGACCGAAGCCTCGGTCGGCGTCAAGGACGACGACTTCACCGTCGCGGGCGTCGACGGCTCGATCAAGCACGAGTGGGACGCCGCCGGCTATGTGGTCGGCAAATACCCGGTGTCCGACAAGCTGGAGCTGTTCGCGCGCGGCGGCTACGGCCACACCGAGCTGAAGCAGGAGTTCCCGGGCGCCAACACCGACGTGGGCGGCGACAGCTGGAACTATGGCGCCGGCGCCAACTACTATCTGGATGGCGTGAACGGCGTGCGGGCCGACTGGACCCGTCGCGACTATCGCGACGATGCAGGCGAAGCCGACGCCTATTCGGTCAGCTACATCCGCCGCTTCTGA
- a CDS encoding DoxX family protein produces the protein MIDLYRALGLGAPALMDVALLVARIVVGGMFFLSGFYKLFAPSQAEKMQQTMVEAGVVAPRQTARFVSVCEFVFGGLLILGLFTSLSALVLIVICMVALATVAAKSVEGASLGYRLSSYFDLPETLLIVILFGLIAGGPGRWSLDVVLFLPRP, from the coding sequence ATGATCGATCTGTATCGCGCCCTGGGCCTTGGCGCGCCTGCGCTGATGGATGTTGCGCTGCTGGTCGCGCGGATCGTGGTCGGGGGAATGTTCTTCCTGTCGGGCTTCTACAAGCTGTTCGCCCCCTCCCAGGCGGAGAAGATGCAGCAGACGATGGTGGAGGCGGGCGTCGTCGCGCCACGTCAGACCGCCCGGTTCGTGTCGGTGTGCGAGTTCGTCTTCGGAGGCCTGCTGATCCTGGGCCTGTTCACCAGCCTGTCGGCCCTGGTGCTGATCGTGATCTGCATGGTTGCGCTGGCGACGGTCGCCGCCAAGTCGGTGGAGGGCGCCAGCCTTGGCTATCGCCTGTCGAGCTATTTCGACCTGCCCGAGACCCTGCTGATCGTCATTCTGTTCGGGCTGATCGCCGGTGGGCCGGGGCGGTGGAGTCTGGACGTCGTCCTGTTCCTGCCCCGGCCCTGA
- a CDS encoding beta-ketoacyl-ACP synthase III, translating to MQHAVIAATGLFTPEQSVSNAELVDSYNAWADGWNARHAAQIEAGELEAKAHSSPEFIEKASGIKSRFVLDKAGVIDPERMAPNLPERSNDELSILAEMAVKAARQAIEAWGKPVSEIGAVLCAASNMQRPYPAMAIEVQQALGIEGFAFDMNVACSSATFGVKTAADFIAGGSVKAVLMVNPEVCSAHLNFTDRDSHFIFGDVATAVIVESAETAGPGGWDVLGTRLKTVFSNNIRNNFGFLNRNARDTAHLDSPVADDSVQNDKLFIQQGRKVFRDVVPMVSDMIVDHAGELGLDPHELKRLWLHQANINMNTMIGKKVLGREPSSDENVIILDDYANTSSAGSIIAFHLHNDGFAPGETGLICSFGAGYSAGTVFVRKRA from the coding sequence GTGCAACACGCCGTTATCGCCGCCACCGGCCTCTTCACCCCCGAACAATCGGTCTCCAACGCCGAACTGGTCGACAGCTACAACGCCTGGGCCGACGGCTGGAACGCCCGTCACGCCGCCCAGATCGAAGCCGGCGAGCTGGAGGCCAAGGCGCACTCCTCGCCCGAGTTCATCGAGAAGGCGTCGGGCATCAAGAGCCGCTTCGTCCTGGACAAGGCCGGGGTGATCGACCCCGAACGGATGGCGCCCAACCTGCCGGAACGTTCGAATGACGAACTGTCGATCCTGGCCGAGATGGCGGTCAAGGCCGCCCGCCAGGCGATCGAGGCCTGGGGCAAGCCGGTCAGCGAGATCGGCGCCGTCCTGTGCGCCGCCTCCAACATGCAGCGCCCCTATCCGGCCATGGCCATAGAGGTGCAGCAGGCCCTGGGGATCGAGGGCTTCGCCTTCGACATGAATGTGGCCTGTTCCTCGGCCACCTTCGGCGTCAAGACGGCGGCCGACTTCATCGCCGGCGGGTCGGTCAAGGCCGTGCTGATGGTCAACCCGGAGGTCTGCTCGGCCCACCTGAACTTCACCGACCGCGACAGCCATTTCATCTTCGGCGATGTGGCCACGGCCGTGATCGTGGAATCGGCCGAGACGGCCGGTCCGGGCGGCTGGGATGTACTGGGCACGCGTCTGAAGACGGTCTTCTCGAACAATATCCGCAATAATTTCGGCTTCCTGAACCGCAACGCCCGCGACACCGCCCATCTCGATTCGCCGGTCGCCGATGACAGCGTGCAGAACGACAAGCTGTTTATCCAGCAGGGTCGCAAGGTCTTCCGCGACGTGGTGCCGATGGTGTCGGACATGATCGTCGACCATGCGGGCGAGCTGGGCCTTGATCCGCACGAATTGAAGCGGCTGTGGCTGCACCAGGCCAACATCAACATGAACACCATGATCGGCAAGAAGGTACTGGGCCGCGAGCCCTCGTCGGACGAGAACGTCATCATCCTGGACGACTACGCCAACACCTCCTCGGCCGGCTCGATCATCGCCTTCCACCTGCACAACGACGGCTTCGCCCCCGGCGAGACCGGCCTGATCTGCAGCTTCGGCGCCGGCTATTCGGCCGGGACGGTGTTCGTGCGCAAGCGCGCCTGA
- a CDS encoding capsular polysaccharide biosynthesis protein, which translates to MTPASDIAAKTPAWVCAPGVLKVPFLEVFLADYALHRLPGDQVQAVLGWGMKPTAAAGRRWAAANDRPYVALEDGFLRSVGIGEAGAASLSLIVDDLGVYYDATRPSRLEELIQTADAWCDAATIARARALIDRIAASGVSKTNMGGPLDPGLLRPGRRVLIVDQTFGDASIGYGLATQDSFDAMVAAARRDEPEAQLIVKRHPAVAAGKKRGCITDLAGVTLVDADVRPADLLAAVDAVYCVTSALGFEALLRGLPVRCFGAPFYSGWGLTTDAVDTGRRGVARTVEQVAAAALIAYSRYVDPVTGERCEAEQALERLIALRDRADRLAGDWAAVGFAPAKRPPVRRLLNSPKARMRYFMSPSRAAAHAAATNGRLIWWAGKESEAVRQAAADFSGPTVRMEDGFIRSRGLGSDFVGALSVALDDQGVYYDPSRPSRLETLIETTEATPAQLARAAALRSRIVEAGLSKYNLKGQAPADWPADRDILLVVGQVENDKSILLGCEPDLATNSALVEAARADHPDAFLVYRNHPDVLAGNRPGRLEASALASVDASADGLDIIDCLNACRRVATLTSLTGFEALMRGKAVSVYGRPFYAGWGLTDDRLAFERRSRRATVDHLILAALIHYPLYVTPTGWPCEAEDLVQALIAARDQPPPKAPRGQVQRWAAGIIASLDRRPPPSY; encoded by the coding sequence TTGACCCCAGCCTCGGACATCGCCGCCAAAACCCCCGCCTGGGTCTGCGCGCCCGGCGTGCTGAAGGTCCCCTTCCTCGAGGTTTTCCTGGCGGACTACGCCCTGCACCGCCTGCCGGGTGATCAGGTTCAGGCCGTGCTGGGCTGGGGGATGAAGCCGACGGCCGCCGCCGGGCGACGCTGGGCCGCAGCCAACGACCGCCCCTATGTGGCGCTGGAGGACGGCTTCCTGCGCTCCGTCGGCATCGGCGAGGCGGGGGCGGCCAGTCTCAGCCTGATCGTCGATGACCTGGGCGTCTATTATGACGCCACCCGGCCCAGCCGGCTGGAAGAGCTTATCCAGACCGCCGACGCCTGGTGCGACGCCGCCACCATCGCCCGCGCCCGCGCCCTGATCGACCGGATCGCCGCCTCGGGCGTGTCCAAGACCAATATGGGCGGGCCGCTGGACCCCGGTCTGCTGCGGCCCGGCCGCCGCGTCCTGATCGTGGACCAGACCTTCGGCGACGCCTCCATCGGCTATGGGCTGGCGACGCAAGACAGTTTCGACGCCATGGTCGCCGCCGCCCGCCGCGACGAACCCGAGGCCCAGCTGATCGTCAAACGCCACCCGGCGGTGGCGGCGGGCAAGAAGCGGGGGTGCATAACAGACCTGGCCGGCGTCACCCTGGTGGACGCCGACGTGCGGCCCGCCGACCTGCTGGCGGCGGTGGACGCCGTCTATTGCGTCACGTCCGCGCTCGGATTCGAGGCCCTGTTGCGCGGCCTGCCGGTGCGCTGTTTCGGCGCGCCCTTCTATTCCGGCTGGGGCCTGACGACCGACGCCGTGGACACCGGCCGCCGCGGCGTGGCGCGCACGGTGGAACAGGTCGCCGCCGCCGCCCTGATCGCCTACAGCCGCTATGTCGATCCCGTCACCGGCGAACGGTGCGAGGCCGAACAGGCGCTGGAGCGGCTGATCGCCCTGCGGGACCGCGCCGACCGTCTGGCCGGCGACTGGGCGGCCGTCGGCTTCGCCCCGGCCAAACGCCCGCCGGTGCGTCGCCTGCTGAACTCGCCCAAGGCGCGGATGCGATACTTCATGTCGCCGTCGCGCGCCGCCGCCCACGCCGCCGCGACCAACGGCCGGCTGATCTGGTGGGCGGGCAAGGAGAGCGAGGCTGTGCGCCAGGCCGCCGCCGACTTTAGCGGCCCGACTGTCCGCATGGAGGACGGTTTCATCCGCTCGCGCGGCCTGGGGTCGGACTTCGTCGGCGCCCTGTCGGTCGCCCTGGACGATCAGGGCGTCTATTACGACCCGTCGCGCCCGTCGCGGCTGGAGACCCTGATCGAGACGACCGAGGCCACGCCCGCCCAGTTGGCCCGCGCCGCCGCCCTGCGGTCCCGCATCGTCGAGGCGGGCCTGTCGAAATATAACCTGAAGGGCCAGGCGCCGGCGGACTGGCCTGCGGATCGCGACATCCTGCTGGTCGTCGGCCAGGTCGAGAACGACAAGTCGATTCTGCTGGGCTGCGAACCCGATCTGGCCACCAACTCCGCCCTGGTCGAGGCCGCACGGGCCGATCACCCCGACGCCTTCCTGGTGTATCGCAACCACCCCGACGTCCTGGCCGGCAATCGGCCGGGACGGCTGGAGGCCTCGGCCCTGGCCTCGGTGGACGCCAGCGCGGACGGGCTAGACATCATCGACTGCCTGAACGCCTGCCGTCGGGTGGCGACCCTGACCTCCCTAACCGGGTTCGAGGCCCTGATGCGAGGCAAGGCGGTGTCGGTCTATGGCCGGCCCTTCTATGCGGGATGGGGCCTGACCGACGACCGGCTGGCCTTCGAACGTCGCAGCCGCCGGGCGACGGTCGATCATCTGATCCTGGCCGCCCTGATCCACTATCCCCTCTATGTCACCCCGACGGGCTGGCCCTGCGAGGCCGAGGATCTGGTCCAGGCCCTGATCGCCGCCCGCGATCAGCCCCCGCCCAAGGCGCCGCGCGGCCAGGTCCAGCGCTGGGCCGCCGGGATCATCGCCTCTCTCGACCGCAGGCCGCCGCCGTCCTATTGA
- the ileS gene encoding isoleucine--tRNA ligase: MADATDTTDTPSGRDYRDTVFLPETPFPMRGGLPQKEPLILEQWGDLYGTLRAERQAQKAPLYVLHDGPPYANGDIHIGHALNKTLKDFVVRSRFLLGYDVDYVPGWDCHGLPIEWKIEEQFRAKGRRKDEVSKDEFRAACREYAGKYIDLQRDQFKRLGITGDFANRYATMDFTSEAAIIAEFHKFKNSGQLYRGSKPVMWSPVERTALADAEIEYHDHVSPTIWVKFPVTGVSDDHPDDLLAFRTSTPSIVIWTTTPWTIPANRAISYGPEIAYGLYEVTAMEEGLEFAPWAKPGDRLIVADKLAEEVFKAAKIAAWTRIYDINPSGLECAHPLAALDSGYGFSVPLLAGDHVTDDAGTGFVHTAPGHGADDFEVWKAHGHHEVPDTVDPDGAYYPTVPLFAGLKVLETEGKKTGKFGPANGAVMDKLIEAGNLLARGRLEHSYPHSWRSKAPVIFRNTPQWFIRMDEPLKSGDTLREMALTAIDDTAFHPAAGKNRIRSMVEGRPDWLVSRQRAWGTPLAMFIDKQTGQPLHDPEVDARIVKAVAEHGADIWFTAPDSDFLGAHDPARYEKVEDILDVWFDAGSTHAFVLDPRLPEHGYTGDRPAHWPADLYLEGSDQHRGWFQSSLLEGCGTRGRAPFKAVLTHGFTLDEKGEKQSKSKGNTTDPLTVIKESGADILRLWVALVDYSEDQRIGKQILQTTVDAYRKLRNTVRYLLGALADFDEAERLPLEQMPPLEKFILHRLWELDAHVRQAYVEYRFQDVVRPVLEFCSNDLSALYFDIRKDSLYCDRPDALRRRAARTVMDAVFMRLTAWLSPLTPFTMEEAWTTRFPDAGTNCARVIPETPAEWNNPAEAERWAAINTVLEVVNESLEAARRDKLIGGALDAWPTVTAPAGTFAPFDGLDAAEIFRTSGAELVEGDALAVAVALADYPKCARSWRRVPDVGSDPAYPDLSARDADAVRYWDQTHA, from the coding sequence ATGGCCGACGCCACAGACACCACCGACACCCCCTCCGGCCGCGACTATCGCGACACCGTCTTCCTGCCCGAGACGCCCTTCCCCATGCGCGGCGGCCTGCCGCAGAAGGAGCCGCTGATCCTGGAGCAGTGGGGCGACCTGTACGGGACCCTGCGCGCCGAGCGCCAGGCGCAGAAGGCCCCGCTCTACGTGCTGCACGACGGCCCGCCCTACGCCAACGGCGACATCCACATCGGCCATGCGCTGAACAAGACGCTGAAGGACTTCGTGGTCCGCAGCCGGTTCCTGCTGGGCTATGACGTCGACTATGTCCCCGGCTGGGACTGCCACGGCCTGCCGATCGAGTGGAAGATCGAGGAACAGTTCCGCGCCAAGGGCCGCCGCAAGGACGAGGTCTCCAAGGACGAGTTCCGCGCTGCCTGCCGCGAATACGCCGGCAAATACATCGACCTGCAACGCGACCAGTTCAAACGCCTGGGCATCACCGGCGACTTCGCCAACCGCTACGCCACCATGGACTTCACGTCCGAGGCGGCCATCATCGCCGAGTTCCACAAGTTCAAGAACTCGGGCCAGCTGTATCGCGGCTCCAAGCCCGTCATGTGGTCGCCGGTCGAGCGCACCGCCCTGGCCGACGCCGAGATCGAGTACCACGATCATGTGTCGCCGACGATCTGGGTCAAGTTCCCGGTCACGGGCGTGTCCGACGACCACCCCGACGACCTGCTGGCCTTCCGCACCAGCACCCCGTCCATCGTCATCTGGACGACCACGCCCTGGACCATCCCGGCCAACCGCGCCATCAGCTACGGCCCCGAGATCGCCTATGGCCTGTATGAGGTCACGGCCATGGAAGAGGGTCTGGAGTTCGCGCCCTGGGCCAAGCCGGGCGACCGGCTGATCGTCGCCGATAAGCTGGCCGAGGAGGTGTTCAAGGCCGCCAAGATCGCCGCCTGGACCCGCATCTACGACATCAATCCGTCGGGCCTGGAATGCGCCCACCCGCTAGCCGCGCTGGACAGCGGCTATGGCTTCTCGGTGCCGCTTCTGGCCGGCGACCATGTCACCGACGACGCGGGTACGGGCTTCGTCCACACCGCGCCGGGCCACGGCGCCGACGACTTCGAGGTGTGGAAGGCCCATGGTCATCATGAGGTGCCGGACACGGTCGATCCCGACGGCGCCTACTACCCCACCGTCCCCCTGTTCGCGGGGCTGAAGGTGCTGGAGACCGAGGGCAAGAAGACCGGCAAGTTCGGTCCCGCCAACGGCGCGGTGATGGACAAGCTGATCGAGGCCGGCAATCTGCTCGCGCGCGGCCGGCTGGAACACTCGTACCCGCACTCCTGGCGGTCCAAGGCGCCAGTCATCTTCCGCAACACGCCCCAATGGTTCATCCGCATGGACGAGCCCCTGAAGTCGGGCGACACCCTGCGCGAGATGGCCCTGACCGCCATTGACGACACGGCCTTCCACCCGGCGGCGGGCAAGAACCGCATCCGCTCGATGGTCGAGGGTCGTCCCGACTGGCTGGTCAGCCGCCAGCGCGCCTGGGGCACGCCCCTGGCCATGTTCATCGACAAACAGACCGGCCAGCCCCTGCACGATCCCGAGGTCGACGCCCGGATCGTCAAGGCCGTGGCCGAACACGGCGCCGACATCTGGTTCACCGCGCCCGACAGCGACTTCCTGGGCGCCCACGACCCGGCCCGGTACGAGAAGGTCGAGGACATCCTGGACGTCTGGTTCGACGCGGGTTCGACCCACGCCTTCGTTCTTGACCCGCGCCTGCCCGAGCATGGCTATACGGGCGACCGCCCGGCCCACTGGCCCGCCGACCTCTATCTGGAAGGCTCGGACCAGCACCGCGGCTGGTTCCAGTCGTCGCTGCTGGAAGGTTGCGGCACCCGTGGCCGCGCCCCGTTCAAGGCGGTCCTGACCCATGGCTTCACCCTCGACGAGAAGGGCGAGAAACAGTCCAAGTCCAAGGGCAATACGACCGATCCGCTGACGGTCATCAAGGAAAGCGGCGCCGACATCCTGCGTCTTTGGGTGGCCCTGGTCGACTATTCGGAAGACCAGCGGATCGGCAAACAGATCCTGCAGACCACGGTGGACGCCTATCGCAAGCTGCGGAACACGGTCCGCTATCTGCTGGGCGCCCTGGCCGACTTCGACGAGGCTGAACGTCTGCCGCTGGAGCAGATGCCGCCGCTGGAGAAGTTCATCCTGCACCGGCTGTGGGAGTTGGACGCCCATGTGCGCCAGGCCTACGTCGAATACCGCTTCCAGGACGTCGTCCGCCCGGTGCTGGAGTTCTGCTCCAACGACCTGTCGGCCCTGTATTTCGACATCCGCAAGGACAGCCTCTACTGCGACCGCCCCGACGCCCTGCGCCGTCGCGCCGCCCGCACGGTGATGGACGCGGTCTTCATGCGCCTGACCGCCTGGCTGTCGCCGCTGACGCCCTTCACGATGGAAGAGGCCTGGACGACGCGCTTCCCGGATGCGGGCACGAACTGCGCCCGGGTGATCCCGGAGACGCCGGCGGAATGGAACAACCCGGCCGAGGCCGAGCGTTGGGCCGCGATCAACACCGTCCTCGAAGTGGTCAATGAATCGTTGGAAGCCGCGCGTCGAGATAAGCTGATCGGCGGGGCGCTGGACGCCTGGCCGACCGTCACGGCGCCGGCGGGAACCTTCGCCCCCTTCGACGGTCTGGACGCGGCCGAGATCTTCCGCACCTCGGGCGCCGAACTGGTCGAAGGCGACGCGCTCGCCGTGGCTGTGGCCCTGGCCGACTATCCCAAATGCGCCCGCTCGTGGCGCCGCGTCCCCGACGTCGGCTCGGACCCCGCCTACCCCGACCTCTCGGCCCGCGACGCCGATGCGGTCCGATACTGGGACCAGACGCACGCCTGA
- a CDS encoding M16 family metallopeptidase yields the protein MRSARRLLLVAASGLALSTGAFAVPVLAFAPAAQTQTQVPPSDPWAQATSDVPADPAVRYGLMPNGMRYALMHNATPPGQASFRLRIDAGSLMERDDQQGLAHFMEHMAFNGTKDIPENEMLRILERLGLAFGADTNAFTSFEQTAYMLELPNTQDETVDTSLHVMREMMGDALMASDAIDAERGVIVGEERTRNSPQMRVLKTQLALLAPGQRLSKRLPIGDLEVIRTAPRERFVDFYDAYYRPSRATFIAVGDFDLDAMEAKIRTTFADWTPKAADGPEPDLGTVAARQPETSIIVEPGVQSSIQINWIKAPDLDPDSLAERTEAVRRSLGLAVLNRRLGEMARADNPPFLGAGGGYQSLFDSLDAGILSVAFTPGEWKRALETTEQEARRLTQYGVTAPELQREITEYRTSLQNAVATEATRSTPALAGALLNAVNGDTVFTSPQESLDQFEKIVADLTPEQVNAAVRPVFEGQGPLVLFTSPVPVEGGEAAVTAALEASRQVPVAAPGDQSALEWPYTNFGAPAVPAARTEVADLGATLVRFPNGTLLNIKKTDFRDDQILIRANTGIGGMGLPADRFSPLFAANTVLNAGGLGKLTVDEADRVLAGHVVNTSVSQGTDSYSFGGSTRPEDLQLELQVLAAFLTDPGLRAAPLQRAKSSYPQALEQQAATPGGAFGLKAGELLAGGDKRAATPTNEQFQSVEIEPLREQIKAALASGPIEITVVGDVDVDAVIAAVGSTFGALPARGPAPTPPPGSAERRFPAPTATPIRLTHTGQAEQALGFVAWPTTDQIEDRTTARRLAILSAVLQLRLNEEIREKQGIAYSPSASATSSDAFPGYGYIAVGAETPPESLTKLFDAVDVIAADLRDNPVSEDELNRARRPAVERLRRSMADNGYWLTQLSEAQSDPASLDQTRNNIAVLEAVTAADLQSLARQYLKPDAAWRAEVVSDKLAQ from the coding sequence ATGCGTTCTGCGCGTCGCCTTCTGCTTGTCGCGGCCTCTGGCCTGGCTCTTTCGACGGGGGCCTTCGCCGTCCCCGTCCTGGCCTTCGCGCCCGCCGCCCAAACCCAGACCCAGGTCCCACCCTCCGATCCCTGGGCGCAGGCGACCAGCGACGTTCCGGCCGACCCCGCCGTCCGCTACGGCCTGATGCCCAACGGCATGCGCTACGCCCTGATGCACAACGCCACCCCGCCGGGTCAGGCCTCGTTCCGGCTGCGGATCGACGCGGGCTCGCTGATGGAGCGGGACGACCAGCAGGGGCTGGCGCACTTCATGGAGCACATGGCCTTCAACGGGACCAAGGACATCCCCGAGAACGAGATGCTGCGCATTCTCGAACGCCTGGGCCTGGCCTTCGGCGCCGACACCAACGCCTTCACCAGCTTCGAGCAGACGGCCTATATGCTGGAACTGCCCAACACCCAGGACGAGACGGTCGATACGTCCCTGCATGTGATGCGGGAAATGATGGGCGACGCCCTGATGGCGTCGGACGCCATCGACGCCGAGCGGGGCGTCATCGTCGGGGAGGAGCGGACCCGCAACTCGCCGCAGATGCGGGTGCTGAAGACCCAGCTGGCCCTGCTGGCGCCGGGCCAGCGCCTGTCGAAACGCCTGCCGATCGGCGACCTGGAGGTGATCCGCACCGCGCCGCGCGAACGGTTCGTCGACTTCTATGACGCCTACTACCGGCCCTCGCGCGCGACCTTCATCGCTGTCGGCGACTTCGACTTGGACGCGATGGAGGCCAAGATCCGCACGACCTTCGCGGACTGGACGCCCAAGGCCGCCGACGGGCCCGAGCCCGACCTGGGAACCGTCGCCGCGCGCCAGCCGGAGACCAGCATCATCGTCGAGCCGGGCGTCCAGTCGTCGATCCAGATCAACTGGATCAAGGCGCCGGACCTCGACCCCGACAGCCTGGCCGAACGCACCGAGGCCGTTCGCCGCAGCCTGGGCCTGGCGGTGCTGAACCGTCGCCTGGGCGAGATGGCGCGGGCCGACAATCCGCCCTTCCTGGGCGCCGGCGGCGGTTATCAGTCGCTGTTCGACAGCCTGGACGCCGGAATCCTGTCGGTCGCCTTCACGCCGGGCGAATGGAAACGCGCGCTGGAGACCACCGAGCAGGAGGCCCGCCGTCTGACCCAGTACGGCGTCACCGCCCCCGAGCTGCAGCGCGAGATCACCGAATATCGCACCAGCCTGCAGAATGCGGTGGCCACGGAGGCGACCCGCTCCACCCCCGCCCTGGCCGGCGCCCTGCTGAACGCGGTCAATGGCGACACGGTCTTCACCTCGCCCCAGGAAAGCCTGGACCAGTTCGAGAAGATCGTCGCCGATCTGACGCCGGAACAGGTCAACGCCGCCGTGCGTCCGGTGTTCGAAGGCCAGGGGCCTCTGGTCCTGTTCACCAGCCCGGTCCCGGTCGAGGGCGGCGAGGCCGCCGTCACCGCCGCGCTGGAGGCCTCGCGTCAGGTTCCCGTCGCCGCGCCCGGCGATCAGTCGGCGTTGGAATGGCCCTACACGAACTTCGGCGCGCCGGCCGTTCCCGCCGCGCGCACCGAGGTGGCCGATCTGGGCGCCACCCTGGTCCGCTTCCCCAACGGGACCCTGCTGAACATCAAGAAGACCGACTTCCGCGATGACCAGATCCTGATCCGCGCCAATACGGGCATCGGCGGCATGGGTCTTCCCGCCGACCGCTTCTCGCCCCTGTTCGCCGCCAACACCGTGCTGAACGCCGGCGGCCTGGGCAAGCTGACGGTGGATGAGGCCGACCGCGTCCTGGCCGGCCACGTCGTCAACACCAGCGTCAGCCAGGGTACGGACAGCTACAGCTTCGGCGGCTCCACCCGCCCGGAGGACCTGCAACTGGAACTTCAGGTTCTGGCCGCCTTCCTGACGGATCCGGGTCTGCGCGCCGCGCCGCTGCAACGCGCCAAATCCTCCTATCCGCAGGCGCTGGAACAACAGGCCGCCACGCCCGGCGGCGCCTTCGGTCTGAAGGCCGGGGAACTGCTGGCCGGGGGCGACAAGCGCGCGGCCACCCCGACCAACGAACAGTTCCAGTCGGTCGAGATCGAACCCCTGCGCGAACAGATCAAGGCGGCCCTCGCCTCCGGCCCGATCGAGATCACGGTCGTCGGCGATGTGGACGTGGACGCGGTCATCGCCGCCGTGGGTTCGACCTTCGGCGCCCTGCCCGCGCGCGGTCCCGCCCCGACCCCGCCGCCTGGATCGGCCGAGCGTCGCTTCCCCGCCCCGACCGCGACCCCGATCCGTCTGACCCACACGGGCCAGGCTGAACAGGCTCTGGGCTTCGTCGCCTGGCCCACCACCGACCAGATCGAAGACCGCACCACGGCCCGGCGACTGGCGATCCTGTCGGCCGTGCTGCAACTGCGCCTGAACGAGGAGATCCGCGAGAAACAGGGCATCGCCTATTCGCCCAGCGCCAGCGCCACCAGCTCCGACGCCTTCCCCGGCTACGGCTATATCGCCGTCGGCGCCGAAACGCCCCCCGAGTCCCTGACGAAACTGTTCGACGCGGTGGACGTGATCGCCGCCGACCTGCGCGACAATCCGGTCAGCGAGGATGAACTGAACCGCGCCCGCCGTCCGGCGGTGGAGCGGCTGCGGCGCAGCATGGCCGACAACGGCTACTGGCTGACCCAGTTGTCCGAAGCCCAGTCCGACCCGGCCTCGCTGGACCAGACCCGCAACAATATCGCGGTGCTGGAGGCCGTCACCGCAGCCGACCTGCAAAGCCTGGCCCGGCAGTATCTGAAGCCCGACGCCGCCTGGCGCGCCGAGGTCGTCTCGGACAAGCTGGCCCAGTAA